In Pantoea agglomerans, the genomic stretch GTAAAGGCGCCCGGCAGCGAAAAGACGATAACCGTCTTGTCTTTGAACAGCTCATCGGTAGTAACGTCTACCCAACGATCGCCCTGTCGGGTATGAAATACGACCTGCGGAACGGGCTTACCTTCCTGAGTTGCAAACATATTTTCTCCTTGAGAGCAGATCGCCTGAATTTGTTGCGTGCATTATTCTGATCATTGCTTGATAGGGCTAATCGTTCATTGCTATCCTATCTATCGCCACGGGCTATCGTGGTCTGGAGGATAACAATGAACATTCGCGATCTTGAATACCTGGTTTCGCTTGCCGAGCATCGCCACTTCCGCCGGGCGGCGGATGCGTGCCACGTCAGCCAGCCGACGCTCAGCGGACAGATCCGCAAGCTGGAAGATGAGCTGGGCGTGATGCTGCTGGAGCGAACCAGCCGTAAAGTGTTGTTCACCCAGGCGGGCATGCTGCTGGTCGATCAGGCGCGCACCGTGCTGCGGGAAGTTAAAGTATTAAAAGAGATGGCGAGCCAGCAGGGCGAAGCCATGTCCGGACCGCTGCATATCGGGCTTATCCCCACTACCGGCCCCTACCTGCTGCCGCAAATCATTCCTATGCTACATCGCACTTTTCCCAAGCTGGAAATGTATCTGCACGAGGCGCAGACGCAGCAGCTGCTGGCGCAGCTCGACAGCGGCAAGCTCGACTGTGCCATCCTGGCGCTGGTGAAAGAGAGTGAAGCCTTTATTGAGGTGCCGCTGTTCGACGAGCCGATGAAGCTGGCGGTTTATCAGGATCACCCGTGGCGCGACCGCGATCGCGTGCCGATGTCCGATCTGGCGGGCGAAAAGCTGTTGATGCTGGAAGACGGCCACTGCCTGCGCGATCAGGCGATGGGCTTCTGCTTTGAGGCGGGTGCGGATGAAGATACGCATTTTCGCGCCACCAGTCTGGAGACGCTGCGCAATATGGTCGCGGCTGGAAGCGGCATCACGCTGCTGCCCGCGCTGGCTGTGCCGCAGGAGCGCGTGCGCGACGGCGTATGCTATCTGCCGTGCTATAAGCCTGTGCCGCAGCGCACCATC encodes the following:
- the oxyR gene encoding DNA-binding transcriptional regulator OxyR; amino-acid sequence: MNIRDLEYLVSLAEHRHFRRAADACHVSQPTLSGQIRKLEDELGVMLLERTSRKVLFTQAGMLLVDQARTVLREVKVLKEMASQQGEAMSGPLHIGLIPTTGPYLLPQIIPMLHRTFPKLEMYLHEAQTQQLLAQLDSGKLDCAILALVKESEAFIEVPLFDEPMKLAVYQDHPWRDRDRVPMSDLAGEKLLMLEDGHCLRDQAMGFCFEAGADEDTHFRATSLETLRNMVAAGSGITLLPALAVPQERVRDGVCYLPCYKPVPQRTIALVYRPGSPLRSRYEQLAEAIRTHMQGYLDTTLKQAV